The following proteins are co-located in the Triticum aestivum cultivar Chinese Spring chromosome 1A, IWGSC CS RefSeq v2.1, whole genome shotgun sequence genome:
- the LOC123046228 gene encoding 40S ribosomal protein S17-4: MGRVRTKTVKKTSRQVIEKYYSRMTLDFHTNKKVLEEVSILQSKRLRNKVAGFTTHLMRRIQRGPVRGISLKLQEEERERRMDFVPEKSALEVDEIRVDKETMDMLAFLGMADLPGVERAPEATSAAAPYRQPFNGPRGGNRA, encoded by the coding sequence ATGGGTCGCGTCCGCACCAAGACCGTGAAGAAGACCTCCCGCCAGGTCATCGAGAAGTACTACTCTCGGATGACCCTCGACTTCCACACCAACAAGAAGGTGCTCGAGGAGGTCTCCATCCTCCAGTCGAAGCGCCTCCGCAACAAGGTGGCCGGCTTCACCACCCATCTGATGCGCCGCATCCAGCGCGGCCCCGTGCGCGGCATCTCCCTCAAGCTGCAGGAGGAGGAGCGTGAGCGCCGCATGGACTTCGTGCCGGAGAAGTCGGCGCTCGAGGTCGACGAGATCCGCGTCGACAAGGAGACCATGGACATGCTGGCGTTCCTCGGCATGGCCGACCTCCCCGGCGTTGAGCGCGCCCCCGAGGCCACCTCTGCCGCTGCGCCCTACCGCCAGCCCTTCAACGGACCCCGCGGTGGCAATCGCGCCTAG